The proteins below are encoded in one region of Segatella copri:
- a CDS encoding FimB/Mfa2 family fimbrial subunit, with amino-acid sequence MKAKRIFNIGLWVLLCVPCLLASCDHDVHDGEDEGGLSVSLTWADEADQGTEVKDVKLWIFNADDGSLVEEKHDGSTQEVASQRFALPVGHYQILAATNLIEPFFIGEATRATLNINQLMFGLSNPSASPDHAYYGVTDIGIDKSNVNYITKNEMRHILAELTIFIEGVPDNFAMIGKVLNVATGLLPLQKNEDGTFGTASYTKEECDIPLRIAVPGETLKTETLRLMPTANGFHTTKLFIQLISPGGVVSNYDIEAPIMKSGGKYQINLEYEEMKPYMYLTSTKIDDWTEGWIYRGEILNPED; translated from the coding sequence ATGAAAGCAAAAAGAATATTTAATATTGGGTTATGGGTGCTGCTATGCGTCCCATGCCTGTTGGCAAGTTGCGACCATGATGTTCATGATGGTGAGGATGAAGGTGGCTTGTCTGTATCGCTCACTTGGGCAGATGAAGCCGACCAAGGTACGGAAGTGAAGGATGTGAAGCTCTGGATATTCAATGCCGATGACGGTTCCTTAGTTGAGGAAAAACATGATGGAAGCACGCAGGAGGTAGCAAGCCAACGCTTCGCTCTTCCAGTTGGGCATTATCAGATTCTAGCTGCCACCAACCTTATAGAACCGTTTTTTATCGGTGAGGCTACAAGGGCAACCCTCAATATAAACCAACTCATGTTTGGATTGTCCAATCCAAGTGCCTCTCCCGACCATGCCTATTATGGTGTCACGGACATCGGTATAGACAAATCAAATGTCAACTACATAACCAAAAATGAAATGCGCCATATACTTGCAGAATTGACCATCTTCATTGAAGGAGTTCCTGACAATTTTGCAATGATAGGTAAGGTTCTGAATGTGGCAACCGGACTCCTTCCCCTGCAAAAGAATGAGGATGGAACATTCGGGACAGCAAGCTATACCAAGGAAGAGTGTGATATACCTTTGAGAATCGCAGTGCCTGGCGAAACTTTAAAAACGGAAACATTACGCTTGATGCCGACAGCCAACGGTTTTCATACCACCAAGTTGTTTATCCAACTGATTTCTCCTGGGGGAGTAGTTAGCAACTACGACATCGAAGCACCCATCATGAAGTCTGGAGGCAAGTATCAGATAAACTTGGAATACGAGGAGATGAAACCTTATATGTATCTTACGAGCACGAAGATAGATGATTGGACTGAGGGATGGATTTATCGTGGTGAAATCCTGAATCCTGAAGATTAA